CTCCTGTTTCTCTCTTATGTGTATCGACCACGGCCATGACCGGCCGTCCGATTTACCGCGATGCGACTCATGAGGTGTGCTGCGCGCTGGCCGCCGTCGACCGCCGGCCGCGCGCCATCAGGTGGGCACCAGCTTCAGGCGCTGCACCTTGCCGGAAGGCCCGCGCGGCAGTTCGTCGACGAACCGGAATTCCTTCGGCGTCTTGTAGCGGCCGAGCTCGCGCAGGCAGTGTTCGCGCAAGTCCGCCGGGTCGGGCGCGCCCCGTCCGTCGCGCAGGCGCGGCACCACGAACGCGACGATCTCCTGACCGTAAGCCGGGTCGGGCACGCCGACCGCCGCGGCATCCAGCACATCGGGATGCCGCAACAGCGCTTCGTCGATTTCGCGCGGCGCAATGTTTTCGCCGCCCTTGATGATCAATTCCTTGGCGCGGCCATTGATGTAGAAGTAGCCGTCCGCGTCGCGATAACCAAGGTCGCCGGTGCGCAGCCAGCCATCCGCCGTAAATGCCGCCGCCGTCTCTTCGGGCCGCTTGTAATAGCCGCCCATCACCTGTTCGCCGCGCAGCACCAGCTCGCCGCACTCGTTGGCCGCGCACTCGCGCCCTTCGCGGTCGATCACCCTCGCCTCGCCGCCCGAGGGCAGGCCGATACTGCCCACGCGACGCCGGCTCGTTTCATATGGATTGCTAAAAACCGGCGCGGCAGTTTCGGTCATGCCCATGGTTTCGATCACGCCGATCCCGAAGCGCGCCTCGAACGCGCGATGATGATCGGCGGGCAATGCCGCCGACGCGCTGCGGCAAAACTTCAGCGCCGACAGATCGTAGGCGCACGTTTCGTCGGCATTGAGCAGATAAGCGACGATGGTCGGCACCACGTTGATCCACGTACAGGCATGAAGCGCGACGTCGCGCCAGAACGTGCGCGCCGAAAAGCGCGATGGCATGACCGCCGAGCCGCCGTGAAAGAGCGGTGCCAGCAGCGTGACGACCAGGCCGTTGATGTGATAAAGCGGCAACGACGCCAGCACACGATCGTCGGCCGTCAGCCGGTGTTCGGCGCTGATATTGCGAGCGTTTGCGACCAGGTTGCGATGCGTCAGCAGAACGCCTTTGGGGGTGCCGGTGGTGCCCGAGGTGTACATGAGCAGCGCGACGTCGTCCGCGGCCGGTTCATGCACCGGCGCGGTAGCCACCTCGTGCCGTGCGCCGCGCATCGCGGACGCGGGTGCCTGCGCAGCGCCAGCGGACCCGCCCGCGGTATGCGCGCCTGCTTCAGCCAGGGCGGGCTCGCGCTTCGCAAGCGTAGGCGGCTCCGCTTGCGCCGGTTCGGTCCCGATCAACGCGATCTCGCGCGTGAGCCCGGCGGCGCGCAGCTCGGCGACGGCCGTGTCGATCACAGCATGCGTATCGCGTCCGGCGAAGATCATCCGCGTGTCGGAATGGTCGACGATATAGCGCACCTGCGAGGGCTGGCAAAGCAGGTTGAGCGGATTCGCCACG
Above is a genomic segment from Paraburkholderia aromaticivorans containing:
- a CDS encoding AMP-binding protein, which codes for MNSPATLRALIDERALQYPEKPFLLAAFDDDEPAAADRRATVLTFRELRDDCRVLETRFRQAGLQPGDVVSVFMGNGIQTARLLLAAMYSGLVANPLNLLCQPSQVRYIVDHSDTRMIFAGRDTHAVIDTAVAELRAAGLTREIALIGTEPAQAEPPTLAKREPALAEAGAHTAGGSAGAAQAPASAMRGARHEVATAPVHEPAADDVALLMYTSGTTGTPKGVLLTHRNLVANARNISAEHRLTADDRVLASLPLYHINGLVVTLLAPLFHGGSAVMPSRFSARTFWRDVALHACTWINVVPTIVAYLLNADETCAYDLSALKFCRSASAALPADHHRAFEARFGIGVIETMGMTETAAPVFSNPYETSRRRVGSIGLPSGGEARVIDREGRECAANECGELVLRGEQVMGGYYKRPEETAAAFTADGWLRTGDLGYRDADGYFYINGRAKELIIKGGENIAPREIDEALLRHPDVLDAAAVGVPDPAYGQEIVAFVVPRLRDGRGAPDPADLREHCLRELGRYKTPKEFRFVDELPRGPSGKVQRLKLVPT